One Spiribacter halobius DNA segment encodes these proteins:
- a CDS encoding tripartite tricarboxylate transporter permease → MSWGFLFAALTPFNFLLAFVGVTAGIVIGALPGLSATMAVAVLVPVTFGMEPASGLIMLGAIYTGAIYGGAYSAILVNTPGTPSAIATTFDGFPMAKRGDGDLAVTLATISSVVGGLVGALALLTLAPTLATIALKFGSVEYFWLAVFGLTLISALSEGATLKGFIGAAFGLLLSTVGVAVVGGDVRYTFGSSVMLGGVEIISALIGLYCIPVLIDLVATPDPHLNVGEGRPRGFRLREAMGLALRSKLNLVRSAVIGTIVAILPGAGGSIASLVSYTEARRASPRRENFGKGEPDGILATESANNATVGGGFIPTLVLGIPGTPPDAVILGALLVQGIRTGPELFNENAAISYTFIFGLLIATLLLFPLGLVIGRYAYQSIITIPKAILAPTIAFMTVIGTYAIRNNTWDVLIMLVLGVIGWFLSRGGFKPSPIVLGLILGPIAEQGFVQGYLIGNARGAVFETFFGRPISMVIIALIVVATLYPLIAALRRRGRPLREGIANDD, encoded by the coding sequence ATGTCCTGGGGATTCCTGTTCGCGGCGCTGACGCCGTTCAACTTCCTGCTGGCCTTCGTCGGGGTGACGGCCGGCATCGTCATCGGCGCGCTGCCGGGCCTCTCGGCCACCATGGCGGTGGCGGTCCTGGTGCCGGTGACCTTCGGCATGGAGCCCGCCTCGGGGCTGATCATGCTCGGCGCCATCTACACCGGCGCGATCTACGGCGGCGCCTACTCCGCCATTCTGGTCAATACGCCGGGAACGCCGTCGGCCATCGCCACGACGTTCGACGGCTTTCCCATGGCCAAGCGCGGCGACGGTGACCTCGCAGTCACGCTGGCCACCATCTCTTCGGTGGTCGGCGGCCTGGTGGGCGCGCTCGCGCTGCTCACGCTGGCGCCGACGCTGGCCACCATTGCGCTCAAGTTCGGCTCGGTGGAGTACTTCTGGCTAGCCGTGTTCGGGCTGACACTCATCTCCGCCCTGTCGGAGGGCGCCACGCTCAAGGGCTTCATCGGCGCCGCGTTCGGTCTGCTGCTCTCCACCGTGGGCGTGGCGGTGGTCGGCGGTGACGTGCGCTATACCTTCGGCTCGAGCGTGATGCTCGGCGGCGTGGAGATCATCTCGGCGCTGATCGGCCTCTACTGCATCCCGGTGCTGATCGATCTCGTGGCCACCCCGGACCCGCATCTGAACGTGGGCGAGGGCAGGCCGCGCGGCTTCCGGCTGCGCGAGGCCATGGGGCTCGCGCTGCGCAGCAAGCTCAACCTCGTGCGCAGCGCCGTGATCGGCACCATCGTCGCGATCCTGCCCGGGGCGGGCGGCTCCATCGCGAGCCTCGTGTCCTACACCGAGGCGCGCCGCGCCTCGCCGCGGCGGGAGAACTTCGGCAAGGGCGAGCCGGACGGCATCCTGGCTACCGAATCCGCCAACAACGCCACCGTGGGCGGCGGCTTCATCCCCACGCTGGTGCTCGGCATTCCCGGCACGCCGCCGGATGCCGTGATCCTCGGCGCGCTGCTGGTGCAGGGCATTCGCACCGGCCCGGAGCTGTTCAACGAGAACGCGGCGATCTCCTACACGTTCATCTTCGGCCTGCTTATCGCGACGCTGCTGCTGTTCCCCCTTGGGCTGGTGATCGGGCGCTACGCCTATCAGTCCATCATCACCATTCCGAAGGCGATCCTGGCGCCCACCATTGCCTTCATGACGGTGATCGGCACCTACGCCATCCGCAACAACACCTGGGATGTGCTGATCATGCTGGTGCTGGGCGTGATCGGCTGGTTCCTGAGCCGGGGCGGCTTCAAGCCCTCACCCATCGTGCTCGGGCTCATTCTCGGGCCGATCGCCGAGCAGGGATTCGTCCAGGGCTATCTCATCGGCAACGCGCGCGGCGCGGTGTTCGAGACCTTCTTCGGCCGCCCCATCTCCATGGTGATCATCGCGCTCATCGTGGTCGCCACCCTCTATCCTCTGATCGCCGCGCTGCGGCGCCGCGGTCGCCCGCTCCGGGAGGGCATCGCCAATGACGACTGA
- a CDS encoding tripartite tricarboxylate transporter TctB family protein: MTTETRAGRDWHGMAYAVAFVGVGVIALASSGDFSPLGAVFPRTIATALIVFSLGYIAQNLFRPPGKLPRGDEGSWARRALLVAVMLGWIAALPWLGFLVAGGLGFFGMILVGNYDAWSPRRVVIYAITSIAIIGGFYGLFAVALNVPLPEASLF, encoded by the coding sequence ATGACGACTGAGACCCGCGCCGGCCGGGACTGGCACGGCATGGCCTATGCCGTCGCGTTCGTGGGCGTGGGCGTGATCGCCCTCGCCAGCTCGGGGGATTTCTCGCCTCTGGGCGCGGTGTTTCCGCGCACCATCGCCACGGCGCTGATCGTCTTCTCGCTTGGCTATATCGCCCAGAACCTGTTCCGCCCGCCCGGCAAGCTGCCGCGGGGCGACGAGGGGTCCTGGGCCCGACGGGCGCTGCTGGTGGCCGTCATGCTGGGCTGGATCGCGGCACTGCCCTGGCTGGGGTTCCTGGTGGCCGGCGGGCTGGGCTTCTTCGGCATGATCCTCGTCGGCAACTACGACGCCTGGAGCCCCCGCCGGGTGGTCATCTACGCGATCACGTCCATCGCCATCATCGGCGGCTTCTATGGACTGTTCGCCGTGGCCCTGAACGTGCCGCTGCCGGAGGCCTCGCTGTTCTAG
- a CDS encoding UxaA family hydrolase — protein MSRAPDFVVHDEGDSVGVVVVEGIRAGQKLNGWIMDQDRTIEFEVKDDIPIGHKLAIRDLPEGETVIKYGVDIGRVVAPIRTGEHVHVHNVKTKRW, from the coding sequence ATGTCTCGAGCACCGGACTTCGTTGTGCACGATGAGGGCGACTCCGTCGGCGTGGTCGTCGTGGAGGGTATCCGGGCCGGCCAGAAGCTGAACGGCTGGATCATGGATCAGGACCGCACCATCGAATTCGAAGTCAAGGACGACATCCCCATCGGCCACAAGCTGGCGATCCGCGACCTCCCCGAGGGCGAGACCGTCATCAAGTACGGCGTCGACATCGGCCGGGTGGTTGCCCCCATCCGCACCGGCGAGCACGTCCACGTCCACAACGTGAAAACCAAGAGGTGGTAA
- a CDS encoding methyl-accepting chemotaxis protein codes for MSTWWRDLSFRWKLGLPLAVLTLLLIGVVALAMSLLVGLTRDAQTFANQHLPGGMLVLEADRDLHQSLIAQLQAVRSFNDEERETFYATYEENLGQARERVAQAAEALDRPATNELAERFATEIAEWEQISAEVRELTESGSSELAYALATDQGIAAFDTARARIDTMTQQVNAWSADLDAAMESRVAGNQRALGGVLVLGLLVSGLAMWRVPGIVLRPLKAMSQRVKDLNSGDGDLTLRLDNPARDEIGRLADYFDEFLAKLQDLIGQATRTTEQVSSAAEELSATSDEARSNVEAQHSATDQVSTATNEMTATIQEVARNVGETADAARGASGEAGEMSAVMGRTVATVEQLAEQLTRTNEGIGRLTGDAEQIGTVLDVINSVAEQTNLLALNAAIEAARAGEHGRGFAVVADEVRTLATRTQESTDEIRDIIQRVQNGAREADGLMTTGREQSDEAVGMARSCSERLEAMTARIHTINDMSTQIASAAEEQSTAIEEINRNVNEIGDISGRTATGASQVASASQELARLSSELQSLMGRFRTA; via the coding sequence ATGTCGACGTGGTGGCGGGATCTCTCGTTTCGTTGGAAGCTCGGTCTGCCGCTGGCCGTGCTGACGCTTCTGCTGATCGGCGTGGTAGCGCTCGCGATGTCCCTGCTGGTCGGGCTGACGCGCGACGCTCAGACCTTTGCCAATCAGCATCTGCCGGGCGGCATGCTGGTGCTCGAGGCCGACCGCGACCTGCACCAGTCCCTGATCGCCCAGCTCCAGGCGGTGCGCTCGTTCAACGACGAGGAGCGTGAAACCTTCTACGCCACCTACGAGGAGAACCTCGGCCAGGCCCGCGAGCGCGTCGCCCAGGCTGCGGAGGCCCTGGACCGACCCGCCACGAACGAGCTTGCGGAGCGCTTCGCCACGGAAATCGCCGAGTGGGAGCAGATCAGTGCCGAGGTGCGCGAGCTCACTGAGAGCGGCAGCAGCGAGCTGGCTTACGCCCTCGCCACCGATCAGGGCATCGCGGCCTTCGATACCGCCCGCGCCCGCATCGACACGATGACCCAGCAGGTCAACGCGTGGTCGGCCGATCTCGACGCCGCCATGGAGAGCCGCGTGGCGGGCAACCAGCGGGCGCTCGGCGGTGTGCTGGTGCTCGGCCTGCTGGTCTCCGGCCTCGCCATGTGGCGCGTGCCCGGCATCGTGCTGCGCCCGCTGAAGGCCATGTCCCAGCGTGTCAAGGATCTGAACAGCGGCGATGGCGACCTGACCCTGCGACTCGACAACCCGGCCCGGGACGAGATCGGCCGGCTTGCCGACTACTTCGACGAGTTCCTGGCCAAGCTGCAGGACCTCATCGGCCAGGCAACGCGCACCACCGAACAGGTGTCGTCGGCGGCGGAGGAGCTATCCGCCACCAGCGACGAGGCCCGCAGCAACGTCGAGGCCCAGCACAGCGCCACCGACCAGGTGAGCACCGCCACCAACGAGATGACGGCCACGATCCAGGAGGTCGCGCGCAACGTCGGCGAGACGGCGGACGCCGCCAGGGGTGCCAGCGGCGAGGCCGGGGAGATGTCCGCGGTCATGGGCCGCACGGTGGCCACCGTGGAGCAGCTCGCCGAGCAGCTTACCCGCACCAACGAAGGCATCGGCCGGCTCACCGGTGACGCCGAGCAGATCGGCACCGTCCTGGACGTGATCAACAGCGTCGCCGAGCAGACCAACCTGCTGGCGCTGAACGCCGCCATCGAGGCTGCCCGCGCCGGCGAGCACGGCCGCGGCTTCGCGGTGGTCGCGGACGAGGTACGCACGCTGGCGACGCGCACCCAGGAATCCACGGACGAGATCCGCGACATCATCCAGCGGGTTCAGAACGGGGCACGGGAGGCGGACGGGCTCATGACCACCGGCCGCGAGCAGAGCGACGAGGCCGTGGGCATGGCCCGCAGCTGCAGCGAGCGCCTGGAGGCCATGACCGCCCGCATCCACACCATCAACGACATGAGCACCCAGATCGCCTCCGCGGCGGAGGAGCAGTCCACCGCCATCGAGGAGATCAACCGCAACGTCAACGAGATCGGTGACATCTCCGGGCGCACCGCCACCGGCGCGAGCCAGGTGGCCTCGGCGAGTCAGGAGCTGGCCCGTCTCTCGAGCGAGCTGCAGAGCCTCATGGGGCGGTTCCGGACCGCCTGA
- a CDS encoding GntR family transcriptional regulator, translating to MTSAGNANAPAFRPLYLQMKETLTQRLAAGEWLPGALLPSETALAREYGVSQGTIRKALDAMAAERLVVRHQGRGTEVARHTTERSLFQFWHLYGSDGRRQLPTSRVLECRRGRARSAEAETLNLERGAPVVRIFRLRYLGNRPTLLEWITVSAERFPGLERFGQQLPNAVYELYQREYRVTVQRASEELRAVAADADDARHLGIEKGAPLLEIRRTAIDLENQPVEMRVSRCDTAHHHYLNELV from the coding sequence ATGACCAGCGCCGGAAACGCCAACGCACCCGCCTTCCGTCCGCTCTATCTGCAGATGAAGGAGACGCTGACCCAGCGCCTCGCCGCGGGCGAATGGCTTCCCGGCGCGCTGCTGCCGAGCGAAACGGCGCTGGCCCGGGAGTACGGCGTCAGCCAGGGCACGATCCGCAAGGCCCTGGACGCCATGGCGGCGGAGCGGCTGGTGGTAAGGCACCAGGGCCGAGGCACCGAGGTGGCCCGCCACACCACCGAGCGCTCCCTGTTCCAGTTCTGGCACCTCTACGGCAGCGACGGCCGCCGCCAGCTGCCCACCTCCCGCGTGCTGGAATGCCGGCGCGGGCGGGCGCGCAGCGCCGAGGCGGAGACGCTGAACCTGGAGCGGGGTGCACCCGTGGTGCGCATCTTCCGCCTGCGCTACCTCGGCAACCGCCCCACCCTGCTCGAGTGGATCACCGTGTCGGCCGAGCGCTTTCCGGGCCTCGAGCGCTTCGGTCAACAGCTCCCCAACGCCGTCTACGAGCTCTACCAGCGCGAGTACCGGGTCACGGTCCAGCGCGCCAGCGAAGAGCTTCGGGCCGTCGCCGCGGACGCTGACGACGCGCGGCACCTCGGCATCGAGAAGGGCGCGCCGCTGCTGGAAATCCGGCGCACCGCCATCGATCTCGAGAACCAGCCGGTGGAGATGCGGGTGAGCCGCTGCGACACGGCACATCATCACTATCTCAACGAGCTCGTCTAG
- a CDS encoding tripartite tricarboxylate transporter substrate binding protein — translation MQRLIGTALGTAALAFAVSAGAQEFPQKGVQYIIPFGPGGESDISARLQQEYFSGITGEELVIQYKPGGGGSVGWSQLNDMTADGHTIMGTNLPHIILQPLAKDVGFETEDLNNFYFFHYSPDAIVVSKDSPYETLEDLVEAAKETPGAVTFSGSGTYSANHVAQTRFDQLADITTTYIPYKGTGAAVTALKGGEVSAEWGYTTVGANHMDDTRMLAVASEERHPLFPDVPTFQELGYDLVGGAYRGMAVPEGTPEDVQQRLSDIFHEINNNEEFQQRMQDLGFFMIDVPVDEVDEFLAERREEYTEVARDFGLID, via the coding sequence ATGCAACGACTAATCGGTACCGCGCTGGGCACTGCCGCACTGGCCTTCGCCGTTTCCGCCGGCGCCCAGGAATTCCCGCAGAAGGGCGTTCAGTACATCATCCCGTTCGGTCCGGGCGGCGAGTCCGACATCTCCGCGCGCCTGCAGCAGGAGTACTTCTCCGGGATCACCGGCGAGGAGCTCGTGATCCAGTACAAGCCGGGCGGGGGCGGCTCGGTGGGCTGGTCGCAGCTGAACGACATGACCGCCGACGGCCACACCATCATGGGCACCAATCTGCCCCACATCATCCTGCAGCCGCTGGCGAAGGACGTCGGGTTCGAGACCGAGGACCTGAACAACTTCTACTTCTTCCACTACTCGCCGGACGCCATCGTGGTCAGCAAGGACAGCCCCTACGAGACGCTGGAGGACCTGGTCGAGGCGGCCAAGGAGACCCCCGGGGCGGTGACCTTCTCCGGCAGCGGCACCTACTCGGCCAACCACGTGGCGCAGACGCGCTTTGATCAGCTCGCCGACATCACCACCACCTACATTCCCTACAAGGGCACGGGGGCCGCGGTGACCGCGCTCAAGGGCGGCGAGGTGAGCGCCGAGTGGGGCTACACCACGGTGGGCGCCAACCACATGGACGATACCCGCATGCTGGCCGTGGCCTCGGAGGAGCGGCATCCGCTGTTCCCGGACGTGCCCACCTTCCAGGAGCTCGGCTACGACCTCGTGGGCGGCGCCTACCGCGGCATGGCCGTGCCGGAGGGCACACCGGAGGACGTGCAGCAGCGCCTCTCGGACATCTTCCATGAGATCAACAACAACGAGGAATTCCAGCAGCGCATGCAGGACCTGGGCTTCTTCATGATCGACGTGCCGGTGGACGAGGTGGACGAGTTCCTCGCCGAGCGCCGGGAAGAGTACACCGAGGTTGCCCGCGACTTCGGCCTGATCGACTGA
- a CDS encoding DEAD/DEAH box helicase, with translation MSFDKLGLSAELLRAVREQGYTTPTPIQSRAIPAVLSGGDVMGAAQTGTGKTAGFTLPLLQRLTDNPRAGGQRSVRALVVTPTRELCAQVQESVRTYGRHLPLRSATVFGGVGMQPQVDALRRGVDVLVATPGRLLDHLRQRTVDLSAVEILVLDEADRMLDMGFIHDIRKLLAALPPRRQTLLFSATFSPEIRRLADGLLHDPVRIEVAARNTAAETVAQKVHPVSRGGKRGLLSNLIREGDWEQVLVFTRTKHGANRLAKQLEGDGLVAAAIHGNKSQGARTRALAGFKQGDVRVLVATDIAARGLDIEELPHVVNFELPNVPEDYVHRIGRTGRAGRGGQAVSLVCVDEISLLRGIERLLGNPIEQELVPGFEPDPNERPEPIVKAPQGRRGGGRRARPR, from the coding sequence ATGTCCTTCGATAAACTCGGCCTCTCGGCCGAACTGCTGCGCGCCGTGCGCGAGCAGGGCTACACGACGCCCACCCCGATCCAGTCCCGCGCCATTCCGGCTGTCCTCAGCGGCGGCGATGTCATGGGCGCCGCCCAGACCGGAACCGGCAAGACCGCAGGCTTTACCCTGCCGCTGCTGCAGCGGCTGACGGACAACCCGCGCGCCGGCGGCCAGCGCTCGGTGCGCGCGCTGGTGGTGACGCCCACCCGCGAGCTCTGCGCCCAGGTGCAGGAGAGCGTGCGTACCTATGGCCGGCATCTGCCGCTGCGCTCGGCGACCGTGTTCGGCGGCGTCGGCATGCAGCCGCAGGTGGACGCCCTGCGGCGCGGCGTGGATGTGCTGGTGGCGACGCCCGGGCGCCTGCTCGACCACCTCCGCCAGCGCACCGTGGACCTTTCCGCCGTCGAGATCCTGGTCCTGGACGAGGCGGATCGGATGCTCGACATGGGCTTTATCCACGACATCCGCAAGCTGCTCGCGGCACTGCCGCCACGGCGGCAGACGCTGCTGTTCTCGGCCACGTTCTCGCCGGAGATCCGGCGCCTCGCGGATGGACTGCTGCACGATCCGGTGCGGATCGAGGTGGCGGCGCGAAACACCGCCGCCGAGACGGTGGCGCAGAAGGTTCACCCGGTCAGCCGGGGCGGCAAGCGCGGCCTGCTGAGCAACCTTATCCGCGAGGGCGACTGGGAGCAGGTGCTGGTGTTCACACGCACCAAGCACGGCGCCAACCGTCTCGCAAAGCAGCTGGAGGGCGACGGTCTGGTGGCCGCGGCGATCCACGGCAACAAGAGTCAGGGAGCCCGGACGCGGGCGCTGGCGGGCTTCAAGCAGGGCGACGTGCGCGTTCTGGTGGCGACGGACATCGCCGCCCGCGGACTGGATATCGAGGAGCTGCCCCACGTGGTGAACTTCGAGCTGCCGAACGTCCCGGAGGACTATGTGCACCGGATCGGCCGCACGGGGCGTGCGGGGCGCGGTGGCCAGGCGGTGTCGCTGGTCTGCGTGGACGAGATCAGCCTGCTGCGGGGCATCGAGCGGCTGCTTGGCAACCCCATCGAGCAGGAGCTGGTGCCGGGGTTCGAGCCGGACCCGAACGAGCGTCCGGAGCCAATCGTCAAGGCGCCGCAGGGGCGTCGCGGCGGCGGGCGGCGAGCGAGGCCGCGGTAG
- a CDS encoding UxaA family hydrolase → MDLSSQTFLGYRRENGRVGVRNHVVVLPVDDISNAAAEAVANNIKGTLALPHPYGRLQFGPDLDLHFRTLIGAGSNPNVAAVVVIGIEPGWTSRVVEGIRETGKPVEGFWIEQNGDHNTIANASRQAKEFVHWATELQREPCPLSELWVSTKCGESDTTSGCGSNPTVGDAFDKLYANGNTLCFGETSELTGGEHLVAERCRTPEIRERFQFMFDRYSAMIDRWKTNDLSESQPTKGNIEGGLTTIEEKALGNIQKIGKQCMVDGVLDKAERPTGPGLWFMDSSSAAAEMVTLCAASGFVVHFFPTGQGNVIGNPILPVIKLSANARTLRTMREHIDVDVTGVLRREMDMSQAGDSLLEMMLRTANGRYTAAEALGHREFVLTRLYESA, encoded by the coding sequence ATGGATCTCAGCAGTCAGACCTTCCTCGGCTACCGTCGGGAGAACGGCCGGGTCGGGGTGCGCAATCACGTGGTCGTCCTGCCGGTGGACGACATCTCCAACGCCGCCGCCGAGGCCGTCGCCAACAATATCAAGGGCACGCTGGCGCTGCCGCATCCCTACGGCCGCCTGCAGTTCGGGCCCGATCTCGACCTGCACTTCCGTACCCTGATCGGTGCCGGCAGCAATCCCAATGTCGCCGCGGTGGTGGTCATCGGTATCGAGCCGGGCTGGACCAGTCGCGTCGTGGAGGGGATCCGCGAGACCGGCAAGCCGGTGGAGGGCTTCTGGATCGAGCAGAACGGCGATCACAACACCATCGCCAATGCCTCGCGCCAGGCGAAGGAGTTCGTGCACTGGGCCACGGAGCTGCAGCGCGAGCCCTGCCCGCTCTCGGAGCTCTGGGTGTCCACCAAGTGCGGCGAGTCCGACACCACCTCCGGCTGCGGCTCCAATCCCACCGTCGGCGATGCCTTCGACAAGCTCTACGCCAACGGCAACACGCTCTGCTTCGGCGAGACCTCGGAGCTCACCGGGGGCGAGCATCTGGTGGCCGAGCGCTGCCGCACTCCGGAGATCCGCGAGCGCTTCCAGTTCATGTTCGACCGCTACTCGGCGATGATCGACCGCTGGAAGACCAACGACCTCTCCGAGTCCCAGCCCACCAAGGGCAACATCGAGGGTGGGCTGACCACCATCGAGGAGAAGGCCCTCGGCAACATCCAGAAGATCGGCAAGCAGTGCATGGTGGACGGCGTGCTTGACAAGGCGGAGCGCCCCACCGGTCCGGGCCTGTGGTTCATGGATTCATCCTCCGCCGCCGCGGAGATGGTGACTCTATGTGCTGCCTCCGGCTTCGTCGTGCACTTCTTCCCCACCGGGCAGGGCAACGTCATTGGCAACCCGATCCTGCCGGTGATCAAGCTCTCGGCGAACGCCCGCACCCTGCGCACCATGCGTGAGCACATCGACGTGGACGTCACGGGCGTGCTGCGCCGCGAGATGGACATGAGCCAGGCCGGCGATTCGCTGCTCGAGATGATGCTGCGTACCGCCAACGGCCGTTACACCGCGGCAGAGGCGCTTGGCCACCGCGAGTTCGTGCTCACCCGCCTCTACGAGAGCGCCTGA